The following proteins are encoded in a genomic region of Alnus glutinosa chromosome 8, dhAlnGlut1.1, whole genome shotgun sequence:
- the LOC133876095 gene encoding uncharacterized mitochondrial protein AtMg00810-like yields the protein MALLVYVDDMFLASNDKQSIREFIVFMNTHFKLKDLGPLKFFLGLEIARSTAGISICQCKFALDILSDTGHLASKPSAFPMDSNAKFSASDGELLNDPKSYRRLIGRLLYLTITRPDLTFVVHTLSQFMQAPRKPHLDVVFHILRYIKAAPGQGLFFPASSSCHLEAFYDSDWALIPDVPFSSFVFF from the coding sequence ATGGCACTCCTTGTTTATGTGGATGATATGTTCTTGGCTAGCAATGACAAACAATCTATTCGTGAGTTCATTGTTTTTATGAATACTCATTTCAAGCTCAAAGATTTGGGGCctttgaagttttttcttggtttggagATTGCTCGGTCTACTGCTGGCATTTCTATATGCCAATGCAAGTTTGCTTTGGATATTTTAAGTGACACTGGTCACTTGGCTTCTAAGCCTTCAGCTTTCCCGATGGATTCTAATGCTAAGTTTTCAGCTTCGGATGGTGAATTGCTCAATGATCCCAAGTCCTATCGCAGGTTAATTGGTAGGTTGTTGTATCTTACTATCACTCGTCCTGACTTAACTTTTGTTGTCCACACTTTAAGTCAGTTCATGCAGGCTCCTCGCAAGCCTCATTTGGATGTTGTTTTTCACATCCTTCGTTACATCAAGGCTGCTCCCGGTCAGGGCTTATTTTTTCCAGCTTCTTCTTCCTGTCACTTGGAGGCTTTTTATGATTCTGACTGGGCTTTGATACCCGACGTTCCGTTTTCgagttttgtgtttttctaG
- the LOC133876096 gene encoding uncharacterized protein LOC133876096 — protein MDSNPLYLHHGNSRGSILVTQLLTGDNYYTWSRSMFMALIAKNKLQFINGALPKPHSSDPDFFAWTRCNNMVLSWIINFVSKEITASVISVDSAETMWNDLRDRFSQQNGPRIFQIHKAILAVSQEDKSVSNYFTALKGLWVNFSSIVLYIIASVENVLVVC, from the coding sequence ATGGATTCTAATCCATTGTATCTTCATCATGGCAACAGCCGTGGTTCGATTCTAGTAACTCAATTGCTCACTGGTGACAATTACTATACATGGAGCCGATCAATGTTCATGGCCTTGATTGCCAAGAACAAACTTCAATTCATCAATGGAGCTTTGCCTAAACCTCATTCTTCTGATCCAGATTTTTTTGCTTGGACTCGTTGCAACAATATGGTGTTGTCCTGGATCATTAACTTTGTATCTAAAGAGATCACAGCAAGTGTAATCTCAGTTGATTCCGCAGAAACCATGTGGAATGATCTTCGTGATCGGTTTTCTCAGCAAAATGGACCACGAATATTCCAAATTCATAAGGCTATTTTAGCTGTGTCTCAGGAGGATAAATCGGTAAGCAATTATTTTACTGCTCTCAAAGGACTATGGGTGAACTTCTCATCTATCGTCCTTTACATTATTGCCTCTGTGGAAAATGTTCTTGTGGTGTGTTAA
- the LOC133875991 gene encoding transcription factor TCP5, whose protein sequence is MISNSREKDVQAKQEGENNDHGEFSKQAASSTTSTRQWAGFRNPRIVRVSRSFGGKDRHSKVCTIRGLRDRRIRLSVPTAIQLYDLQDRLGLGQPSKVIDWLLDATKLDIDKLPPLPIFPQGTGQFHHQHLLSHDHQSSTDPSHQINSFNPFFDANIPTFVKDGEDHQYVDPSSRAKTKEVSDKGKWIRTNEEESSQDHHGIGGYGGQISAQNFFPIANHPLLNNAMAYNSYHQAEASGNLSLSQFGSQGIFPSQLNPHTISNAVQLPSGPQLFFCPSSTTPAGLFTQYPSYMATPIESDPRQFNHFHQLLSSSTSQHVLPHHPLMPSLHSISSALKSFPTDDHNNPKNPDQSQQNNESKMDKDNNGS, encoded by the coding sequence ATGATATCAAATTCAAGAGAAAAAGATGTTCAAGCCAAGCAAGAGGGCGAAAACAATGATCATGGAGAGTTCTCTAAGCAGGCAGCTTCAAGTACTACTTCGACTAGGCAATGGGCAGGATTTAGAAATCCAAGGATTGTACGTGTCTCACGTTCTTTTGGAGGAAAAGACAGGCATAGCAAGGTTTGCACCATAAGAGGATTGAGAGACAGAAGGATTAGGCTTTCAGTGCCCACAGCAATTCAGCTCTACGATCTTCAAGATAGGCTAGGGCTTGGCCAGCCAAGCAAGGTGATTGATTGGCTGCTTGATGCCACTAAACTTGACATTGATAAGCTCCCACCATTGCCAATATTTCCTCAGGGAACTGGTCAATTTCATCATCAACACCTTCTTTCTCATGATCATCAATCAAGTACTGATCCCTCTCATCAGATTAATTCTTTCAACCCTTTCTTTGATGCAAATATTCCTACATTTGTAAAGGATGGGGAAGATCATCAATATGTAGATCCTTCATCAAGAGCAAAAACTAAGGAGGTTTCTGATAAAGGCAAGTGGATCAGaacaaatgaagaagaaagtaGTCAAGATCATCATGGAATCGGTGGTTATGGTGGACAAATTTCAGCTCAAAATTTTTTCCCTATAGCCAATCACCCCTTGCTAAACAATGCCATGGCTTACAATTCCTACCATCAAGCTGAGGCTTCTGGTAATTTATCTCTATCTCAGTTTGGAAGCCAGGGAATATTTCCCTCCCAATTAAATCCCCATACAATTAGTAATGCCGTACAACTTCCATCTGGTCCTCAATTGTTTTTCTGTCCATCATCAACAACACCTGCAGGACTTTTTACTCAATATCCTTCATATATGGCGACGCCAATAGAGAGTGATCCGAGACAATTCAACCATTTTCATCAATTGTTGAGCTCAAGTACTTCACAACATGTTCTACCTCATCATCCTCTCATGCCATCTCTTCATTCAATTAGCTCCGCCTTGAAATCCTTTCCAACAGATGATCATAACAATCCCAAGAATCCTGATCAATCACAACAAAACAATGAAAGCAAAATGGATAAGGATAACAATGGTTCTTAA